A single Leptolyngbya sp. FACHB-261 DNA region contains:
- the ybeY gene encoding rRNA maturation RNase YbeY, translating to MSTLATAVELNLETNEPTPISQEQWKDWFQTWLEVLAPDLNSQKCYELSLRLTDDLEIQTFNLQYRSQDRPTDVLAFAALEAEVPEVFELDEPLYLGDLLISVETAERQALERGHSLTWELAWLAAHGLLHLLGWDHPDEPSLERMLEQQDRLLQATSLHSDCCPTS from the coding sequence ATGTCAACTCTGGCGACAGCAGTTGAGCTCAATTTAGAAACCAACGAGCCAACGCCGATTTCACAAGAGCAGTGGAAAGACTGGTTTCAGACCTGGCTGGAGGTGCTTGCGCCTGACCTCAACAGCCAGAAATGTTATGAGCTGTCCCTCCGCCTGACGGATGATCTCGAAATTCAAACTTTCAACCTACAGTATCGAAGTCAAGACCGCCCAACCGACGTGCTAGCCTTTGCCGCGCTAGAAGCTGAGGTTCCCGAGGTATTTGAGCTAGACGAGCCGCTCTACTTGGGCGATCTATTGATCTCGGTGGAAACAGCTGAGCGACAGGCCCTTGAGCGTGGCCACTCACTGACTTGGGAGCTGGCCTGGCTGGCAGCTCATGGTTTACTGCATCTGCTGGGATGGGACCACCCCGATGAGCCCAGCCTGGAGCGAATGCTGGAACAGCAGGACCGCTTGTTACAGGCGACTTCCCTGCATTCCGATTGCTGTCCTACATCTTGA
- a CDS encoding diacylglycerol kinase family protein — protein MSSTPMSTQLPTTEPRSQQVTPGTGLRQLAWQVAPTLWSSFRYAWAGISYACVTQRNFRVHLIVGSLAIGLGVFLRLAAVEMAVIGLTIGAVLAMELLNTALEAVVDLTVGQSFHPLAKVAKDCAAGAVLIAAFSALLVAASLLLPPLLRVVLSNS, from the coding sequence ATGTCGTCCACTCCCATGTCGACTCAGTTACCCACCACCGAACCTCGGTCGCAGCAGGTCACACCTGGGACTGGCCTCCGGCAACTGGCATGGCAGGTTGCGCCCACGTTGTGGAGCAGCTTTCGCTATGCCTGGGCAGGCATCAGCTACGCCTGTGTGACTCAGCGTAACTTTCGAGTTCATCTCATCGTTGGCAGCTTGGCAATTGGGCTAGGCGTTTTTCTGCGCTTGGCAGCAGTCGAGATGGCCGTCATTGGCCTGACTATCGGCGCGGTCTTGGCAATGGAGTTGCTAAACACAGCCCTGGAAGCAGTGGTGGACTTAACGGTTGGCCAGAGCTTTCACCCCCTCGCCAAGGTTGCCAAGGACTGTGCAGCTGGAGCAGTGCTGATTGCCGCCTTTAGCGCTTTGCTAGTGGCCGCTTCACTGTTGCTGCCGCCACTGCTCCGGGTAGTCCTTAGCAACTCGTAG